A single genomic interval of Mangifera indica cultivar Alphonso chromosome 5, CATAS_Mindica_2.1, whole genome shotgun sequence harbors:
- the LOC123216313 gene encoding receptor-like serine/threonine-protein kinase ALE2 isoform X4, with translation MSFAQSRPSRTHVVKPLLGPYLAPTPSPIHQAFISGPGIHPIRRHRHGRHHRHHHHVKPHAVTPSPPERQGCDQICVEPFTAAPYGSSCGCVFPLKIKLLLDVAPYAVFPLMKELEIEVAAGTYLQQSQVKIMGASADSQNQGKTVVEINLVPLGDKFDNMTANLTYERLLLKKVPLNATLFGNYEVIYISYPGLPSSPPYGSYMGSGPSGSVGGLPISANFVNKNQRMNLRTICIIALSAFVVLLVSIGAISILVKWRKARRPSSAVRPAFASSINKRSGIGSLLSSSITSSTSVSLVSPMATCILSVKTFSLSELDKATEKFSSKRILGEGGFGRVFRGTMEDGTEVAVKLLTRNNQNGDREFIAEVEMLSRLHHCNLVKLIGICIEGRTRCLVYELVHNGSVESHLHGVDQKRGPLDWEARMKIALGAARGLAYLHEDSNPRVIHRDFKASNVLLEDDFTPKVSDFGLAREATEGSHHISTRVMGTFGYVAPEYAMTGHLLVKSDVYSYGVVLLELLSGRKPVDMSQPQGQENLVTWARPLLTCREGLEQLVDPSLAGSYDFDDMAKVAAIASMCVHPEVTNRPFMGEVVQALKLMYNDTDETCGDCCSQKESSGQDSDFKGELARSDSSWWNAGALTPRLIFGQASSFVTMEYSSGRLEDVQNRAFSASSVGGDGLSLPIRHGNRSGPLRTVRSKASFYRLRGSMSEHGGLLSRHLRSFGYWA, from the exons GTTGTGATCAAATTTGTGTGGAGCCATTTACTGCTGCTCCCTATGGTTCATCTTGCGGTTGTGTGTTTCCTTTGAAAATCAAGCTTCTTTTGGATGTAGCTCCTTATGCTGTTTTTCCATTGATGAAGGAGCTTGAGATTGAAGTTGCAGCTGGAACTTATTTGCAACAAAGTCAAGTGAAAATTATGGGTGCCAGTGCTGATAGTCAAAATCAGGGAAAGACAGTTGTAGAAATTAACTTGGTTCCACTGGGagataaatttgataatatgacTGCTAATCTGACATATGAAAGATTGTTGCTTAAGAAAGTTCCTTTAAATGCGACTCTATTTGGTAATTATGAAGTCATTTATATAAGTTATCCAG GGCTTCCCTCTTCTCCACCATATGGCAGTTACATGGGGAGTGGTCCTAGTGGAAGTGTTGGAGGTCTCCCTATCAGTGcaaattttgtcaataaaaatcAGAGGATGAATCTGAGAACTATTTGTATCATTGCTTTGTCTGCATTTGTAGTATTACTGGTGTCCATTGGAGCAATCTCCATCCTTGTAAAGTGGAGGAAGGCTAGAAGGCCATCAAGTGCTGTGCGTCCAGCATTTGCATCATCTATAAACAAAAGATCTG GCATTGGGTCACTGTTATCTAGTAGTATCACTAGTTCGACCTCAGTGTCCCTTGTGTCCCCCATGGCTACTTGTATTCTCTCTGTTAAAACATTCTCACTTTCTGAGCTTGACAAGGCTACTGAGAAATTCAGTTCAAAGAGGATTTTGGGGGAAGGAGGGTTTGGACGTGTTTTTCGTGGTACCATGGAAGATGGAACAGAAGTTGCAGTTAAGTTGCTTACAAGGAATAATCAAAATGGGGACCGTGAATTTATTGCCGAAGTAGAGATGCTAAGCAGATTACATCACTGTAATCTTGTGAAATTGATTGGTATATGTATTGAAGGACGCACACGCTGCCTGGTTTATGAACTGGTTCACAATGGCAGCGTTGAATCCCACTTACATG GTGTTGACCAAAAAAGAGGGCCTCTTGACTGGGAAGCACGCATGAAGATTGCCCTTGGAGCAGCAAGAGGATTGGCTTATCTTCATGAAGATTCGAACCCTCGTGTGATCCACAGAGATTTCAAGGCTAGCAATGTTTTACTAGAAGATGACTTTACACCGAAGGTCTCAGATTTTGGATTGGCTAGAGAAGCAACCGAAGGCAGTCATCATATTTCTACTCGTGTTATGGGAACTTTCGG ATATGTTGCCCCGGAATATGCAATGACGGGTCATTTACTTGTGAAGAGTGATGTTTATAGCTATGGGGTTGTGCTACTTGAGCTTCTGTCTGGAAGAAAACCCGTGGATATGTCCCAACCTCAGGGACAAGAAAATCTTGTAACTTGGGCACGACCACTACTGACTTGCAGAGAAGGTTTGGAGCAGTTGGTGGATCCTTCCTTGGCTGGAAGTTATGACTTTGATGACATGGCAAAGGTGGCAGCTATTGCTTCAATGTGTGTTCACCCGGAGGTGACCAACCGACCATTTATGGGTGAAGTTGTGCAGGCTCTTAAATTGATGTATAATGATACAGATGAAACCTGTGGGGATTGCTGTAGCCAAAAGGAGTCATCTGGTCAAGATTCTGACTTTAAAGGTGAGCTTGCACGTTCAGATAGTAGTTGGTGGAATGCTGGTGCACTCACGCCACGATTAATATTCGGACAGGCATCCTCTTTCGTAACAATGGAGTACAGTTCTGGCCGTCTTGAAGATGTGCAAAACAGAGCTTTTTCAGCTTCAAGTGTGGGCGGGGATGGCTTGTCTTTACCAATTAGGCATGGAAATAGATCAGGCCCCTTAAGAACAGTCCGAAGTAAAGCAAGCTTCTATAGATTAAGAGGGAGCATGAGTGAACATGGAGGACTCCTTTCTAGGCATTTACGGAGCTTTGGATATTGGGCTTGA
- the LOC123216313 gene encoding receptor-like serine/threonine-protein kinase ALE2 isoform X5, whose amino-acid sequence MLALTLLILHLLSFLSSCLGHSLFRIYLSPSAQSNKPLSTREVLVEHGCDQICVEPFTAAPYGSSCGCVFPLKIKLLLDVAPYAVFPLMKELEIEVAAGTYLQQSQVKIMGASADSQNQGKTVVEINLVPLGDKFDNMTANLTYERLLLKKVPLNATLFGNYEVIYISYPGLPSSPPYGSYMGSGPSGSVGGLPISANFVNKNQRMNLRTICIIALSAFVVLLVSIGAISILVKWRKARRPSSAVRPAFASSINKRSGIGSLLSSSITSSTSVSLVSPMATCILSVKTFSLSELDKATEKFSSKRILGEGGFGRVFRGTMEDGTEVAVKLLTRNNQNGDREFIAEVEMLSRLHHCNLVKLIGICIEGRTRCLVYELVHNGSVESHLHGVDQKRGPLDWEARMKIALGAARGLAYLHEDSNPRVIHRDFKASNVLLEDDFTPKVSDFGLAREATEGSHHISTRVMGTFGYVAPEYAMTGHLLVKSDVYSYGVVLLELLSGRKPVDMSQPQGQENLVTWARPLLTCREGLEQLVDPSLAGSYDFDDMAKVAAIASMCVHPEVTNRPFMGEVVQALKLMYNDTDETCGDCCSQKESSGQDSDFKGELARSDSSWWNAGALTPRLIFGQASSFVTMEYSSGRLEDVQNRAFSASSVGGDGLSLPIRHGNRSGPLRTVRSKASFYRLRGSMSEHGGLLSRHLRSFGYWA is encoded by the exons GTTGTGATCAAATTTGTGTGGAGCCATTTACTGCTGCTCCCTATGGTTCATCTTGCGGTTGTGTGTTTCCTTTGAAAATCAAGCTTCTTTTGGATGTAGCTCCTTATGCTGTTTTTCCATTGATGAAGGAGCTTGAGATTGAAGTTGCAGCTGGAACTTATTTGCAACAAAGTCAAGTGAAAATTATGGGTGCCAGTGCTGATAGTCAAAATCAGGGAAAGACAGTTGTAGAAATTAACTTGGTTCCACTGGGagataaatttgataatatgacTGCTAATCTGACATATGAAAGATTGTTGCTTAAGAAAGTTCCTTTAAATGCGACTCTATTTGGTAATTATGAAGTCATTTATATAAGTTATCCAG GGCTTCCCTCTTCTCCACCATATGGCAGTTACATGGGGAGTGGTCCTAGTGGAAGTGTTGGAGGTCTCCCTATCAGTGcaaattttgtcaataaaaatcAGAGGATGAATCTGAGAACTATTTGTATCATTGCTTTGTCTGCATTTGTAGTATTACTGGTGTCCATTGGAGCAATCTCCATCCTTGTAAAGTGGAGGAAGGCTAGAAGGCCATCAAGTGCTGTGCGTCCAGCATTTGCATCATCTATAAACAAAAGATCTG GCATTGGGTCACTGTTATCTAGTAGTATCACTAGTTCGACCTCAGTGTCCCTTGTGTCCCCCATGGCTACTTGTATTCTCTCTGTTAAAACATTCTCACTTTCTGAGCTTGACAAGGCTACTGAGAAATTCAGTTCAAAGAGGATTTTGGGGGAAGGAGGGTTTGGACGTGTTTTTCGTGGTACCATGGAAGATGGAACAGAAGTTGCAGTTAAGTTGCTTACAAGGAATAATCAAAATGGGGACCGTGAATTTATTGCCGAAGTAGAGATGCTAAGCAGATTACATCACTGTAATCTTGTGAAATTGATTGGTATATGTATTGAAGGACGCACACGCTGCCTGGTTTATGAACTGGTTCACAATGGCAGCGTTGAATCCCACTTACATG GTGTTGACCAAAAAAGAGGGCCTCTTGACTGGGAAGCACGCATGAAGATTGCCCTTGGAGCAGCAAGAGGATTGGCTTATCTTCATGAAGATTCGAACCCTCGTGTGATCCACAGAGATTTCAAGGCTAGCAATGTTTTACTAGAAGATGACTTTACACCGAAGGTCTCAGATTTTGGATTGGCTAGAGAAGCAACCGAAGGCAGTCATCATATTTCTACTCGTGTTATGGGAACTTTCGG ATATGTTGCCCCGGAATATGCAATGACGGGTCATTTACTTGTGAAGAGTGATGTTTATAGCTATGGGGTTGTGCTACTTGAGCTTCTGTCTGGAAGAAAACCCGTGGATATGTCCCAACCTCAGGGACAAGAAAATCTTGTAACTTGGGCACGACCACTACTGACTTGCAGAGAAGGTTTGGAGCAGTTGGTGGATCCTTCCTTGGCTGGAAGTTATGACTTTGATGACATGGCAAAGGTGGCAGCTATTGCTTCAATGTGTGTTCACCCGGAGGTGACCAACCGACCATTTATGGGTGAAGTTGTGCAGGCTCTTAAATTGATGTATAATGATACAGATGAAACCTGTGGGGATTGCTGTAGCCAAAAGGAGTCATCTGGTCAAGATTCTGACTTTAAAGGTGAGCTTGCACGTTCAGATAGTAGTTGGTGGAATGCTGGTGCACTCACGCCACGATTAATATTCGGACAGGCATCCTCTTTCGTAACAATGGAGTACAGTTCTGGCCGTCTTGAAGATGTGCAAAACAGAGCTTTTTCAGCTTCAAGTGTGGGCGGGGATGGCTTGTCTTTACCAATTAGGCATGGAAATAGATCAGGCCCCTTAAGAACAGTCCGAAGTAAAGCAAGCTTCTATAGATTAAGAGGGAGCATGAGTGAACATGGAGGACTCCTTTCTAGGCATTTACGGAGCTTTGGATATTGGGCTTGA